The Nocardioides ochotonae genome segment GGGGCGCGGTGAGCTGGGCACAGGCATCGAAGACCGCCCAGGAGTAGTGCGTCCAGGCCGCCGCGTTGAGCACCACCGGCGTGGCCTCGTCGGCGGCGTCGTTGAGCCAGTCGAGCAGCACGCCCTCGTGGTTGGTCTGGCGCACCTCGACCTCCAGGCCGAGGTCCGCGCCCCACGCCACGCACCGCTCGGCGAGCTCGGCGTGGGTGGTGGTGCCGTAGATCTCCGGCTGGCGCCGGCCGAGCCGACCCAGGTTGGGACCGTTGAGCACCAGCACCCGGCGGGTCACCCCAGTCACGCAGCGCCGCCGATCGCGGCGTACGCCGTGCGCAGGTCGTCCTCCGAGGGCCCGGCGAGGATCGTGGGGCGGGCGAGCTCGTCGAGGACGACGAAGCGCAGCTGGGAGCCGCGCGACTTCTTGTCCACCTTCATCGTCGCGTGCAGGTCCTCGAAGGGCGCGCCGTCGAACGTCGTGGGCAGCCCGACGCGCCCGAAGGCGGCGGCGTGCCGGTCGGCGAGCGCGTCGTCGATGCGCCCGGCGGCACGCGCCAGCTCGGCGACGTAGACGCAGCCGATCGCAACGGCCTCGCCGTGCCGGATCGCGTAGTCCGAGGCCCGCTCGATCGCGTGCGCCAAGGTGTGGCCGTAGTTGAGCGCCTCGCGGCCCGGGTGGCCGTCACGGCCGCCGGTCTCCTTGAGGTCCTCGACGACCA includes the following:
- a CDS encoding type II 3-dehydroquinate dehydratase, whose protein sequence is MTRRVLVLNGPNLGRLGRRQPEIYGTTTHAELAERCVAWGADLGLEVEVRQTNHEGVLLDWLNDAADEATPVVLNAAAWTHYSWAVFDACAQLTAPLVEVHISDPRQRPEEFRHHSVVTPHAVEVIAGHGIEGYRMALEVLARG